Proteins from a genomic interval of Stigmatopora nigra isolate UIUO_SnigA chromosome 19, RoL_Snig_1.1, whole genome shotgun sequence:
- the LOC144213106 gene encoding ras-related protein Rab-39B-like, with product MDTIWLYQFRLIVIGDSTVGKSCLIRRFTEGHFAHVSDPTVGVDFFSRLLEIEPGKRIKLQIWDTAGQERFRSITRAYYRNSVGGLLLFDITNRRSFQNLHSWLEEAQSHVQPHSIVFLLVGHKCDLEAQRQVSRQEAEKLAVAFGMNYVETSARDAINVETAFMDLTRQIFELVRGGDIKIQDGWEGVKSGLVPNTVHSSEEVTKAGRQCLC from the exons ATGGACACAATCTGGCTGTACCAATTTCGTCTGATAGTGATTGGCGACTCAACGGTGGGCAAGTCGTGTTTGATCCGCAGGTTCACTGAGGGCCACTTCGCCCACGTATCGGACCCCACCGTGGGTGTGGACTTCTTCTCGCGCCTGTTGGAGATTGAACCGGGCAAGAGGATCAAGCTTCAAATTTGGGACACTGCGGGCCAGGAGAGGTTTAG GTCCATTACTAGAGCTTACTACCGCAACTCAGTGGGCGGACTCTTGCTCTTCGACATCACCAACCGTCGCTCGTTCCAGAACTTGCACAGCTGGCTGGAGGAAGCGCAGAGTCATGTCCAGCCGCACAGCATCGTTTTCCTGTTGGTGGGCCACAAGTGTGACCTGGAGGCCCAACGGCAGGTGAGCCGCCAGGAAGCCGAGAAGCTGGCGGTGGCCTTCGGGATGAACTACGTGGAGACGTCGGCGCGAGACGCCATCAATGTGGAAACG GCGTTCATGGACCTGACGAGGCAAATCTTCGAGCTGGTGCGTGGCGGTGACATCAAGATCCAAGATGGCTGGGAGGGCGTCAAGAGCGGACTGGTCCCCAACACGGTGCACTCGTCGGAGGAGGTGACCAAAGCGGGACGCCAGTGCCTCTGCTGA